Genomic window (Mycolicibacterium smegmatis):
AAAGTCCTGGAGGGCATACCCGACCACAGGGACACCGTGCTCTCCGAGCGTGCCAGGCAGGCAGGCAAACGAATCATTCTGTGCGTCAGCCGTTCCGCCACGCCGCGGCTCGTGCTCGACCTCTGACGAAAGGCTGTGCCCGTGACACCGACCCTGTCGTTCGCGAGTGTGTTCGCTTCCGACATCGAGAAGCTGAGCACGTTCTACGCAGACCTGCTCGGCCTGCCCGAGGTTACCGAATTGCGCTCCGAGCATTTCCGTGGGCTGCGGATCGGTCCGACCATACTCGGATTCAGTGCGCCGAGTGCCTACGCCATGCTGAACCTGACGGCACCCGGAGAGGGCGCCGAAGGAGTGGACACCTTCCTCACATTCGAGATGCCGGACGCCGCCACGGTGGACTCCACCACCGCGGCGGCGGTCGCCGCGGGCGCACGCTGCGTGCGCGAACCAGGCCGGACATATTACGGCGCCTGGCAGTCGGTGCTCCTCGACCCAGAGGGAAATGCATTCCGCCTCAACTATCTTCCCCTCGAATCCGCTCAGCACTAAGGATCCCTCATGTCCATCTTCGACTGGCAAGTCAAAAGCGGTGATTCCGTAGTCGCCCCGCACGAGCGGCTGAGTTGGCCGCGCACAACGGGAATCGGCCTGCAGCATGT
Coding sequences:
- a CDS encoding VOC family protein, producing the protein MTPTLSFASVFASDIEKLSTFYADLLGLPEVTELRSEHFRGLRIGPTILGFSAPSAYAMLNLTAPGEGAEGVDTFLTFEMPDAATVDSTTAAAVAAGARCVREPGRTYYGAWQSVLLDPEGNAFRLNYLPLESAQH